A genome region from Arachidicoccus soli includes the following:
- a CDS encoding MFS transporter — MSNTSYKPLEKLHVFSLKGVQMKTFHITWFMFFICFFGWFGLAPLMPTIRGDLHLTKSQVGNLIIISVSTTIIARLVIGKLCDNWGPRKTAIRLLLAGSLPVMLVGLAHSYTSLLIFRGAIGIIGASFVITQYHTSMMFAPAIKGTANAFTGGWGNLGGGVTNMVMPLIFAVIVGFGYTKEEAWRYAMIVPGILMWLTAWLYAKYTKDTPMGNFTEIGHQASKKKTDWKILSDWRIWALTAGYATCFGVEITFDNVASLHFVDSFHLSLETAGLCAGIFGGMNLFARALGGFVSDKTGKKYGMRGKGIFLACMLLLEGIGLLFFAAAGTLVLAITCMLIFALFLKMANGATYGIVPFINKDNVGLISGIVGAGGNCGGMIFGFLFKSQSITYVQAFNYIGIAIICVSLIVLITKFRKPAFVIETSEEELAGVLA, encoded by the coding sequence ATGTCAAATACATCCTACAAACCATTAGAAAAATTACATGTTTTTAGCTTGAAAGGGGTTCAGATGAAAACCTTTCACATCACTTGGTTTATGTTTTTTATCTGCTTCTTCGGCTGGTTTGGTTTAGCACCACTAATGCCGACGATTCGAGGTGATTTACATTTAACGAAGTCCCAGGTAGGTAATTTAATTATTATTTCCGTTTCAACGACCATCATCGCGCGCCTTGTTATTGGAAAACTTTGTGACAATTGGGGCCCAAGAAAAACAGCCATCCGGCTGCTACTGGCAGGTTCACTTCCGGTGATGTTGGTAGGGCTTGCGCATAGCTATACTTCACTGCTTATTTTTCGTGGGGCGATTGGCATTATCGGCGCTTCATTTGTGATAACACAATACCATACATCTATGATGTTTGCGCCTGCCATCAAAGGTACTGCCAATGCATTTACAGGAGGATGGGGCAATCTCGGAGGAGGTGTGACAAACATGGTCATGCCCTTAATATTTGCAGTTATCGTAGGCTTTGGCTATACCAAAGAAGAGGCTTGGCGCTACGCTATGATCGTACCGGGTATTTTGATGTGGCTAACGGCATGGCTGTATGCGAAATATACAAAAGATACGCCAATGGGTAATTTCACTGAGATTGGCCACCAGGCAAGTAAGAAAAAAACTGACTGGAAGATATTAAGCGATTGGAGAATCTGGGCGCTTACTGCCGGTTACGCTACTTGTTTTGGTGTAGAGATTACTTTTGATAATGTAGCGTCCTTACATTTTGTGGACAGTTTTCATCTTTCCTTAGAAACAGCCGGTCTGTGTGCAGGTATTTTTGGAGGAATGAATTTATTTGCCCGTGCATTAGGCGGTTTTGTTTCGGACAAGACCGGCAAAAAATATGGCATGCGTGGTAAAGGAATTTTCTTAGCGTGCATGCTTTTATTAGAAGGTATTGGCTTATTGTTCTTCGCTGCTGCAGGGACATTAGTTTTAGCCATCACCTGTATGCTCATTTTTGCTTTATTCTTAAAAATGGCAAATGGCGCAACTTATGGCATTGTTCCTTTTATCAATAAAGATAATGTTGGTTTAATAAGCGGGATTGTCGGAGCGGGAGGCAATTGTGGCGGAATGATTTTCGGATTTCTTTTCAAAAGTCAATCGATCACTTATGTTCAAGCTTTTAATTATATAGGCATCGCCATTATTTGTGTTTCACTAATCGTATTGATTACCAAATTTAGAAAACCGGCATTTGTTATAGAAACTTCTGAAGAAGAGCTTGCAGGGGTCTTAGCATAA
- a CDS encoding globin family protein, translating to MENKIIQNVQNSFQSVLPISAQAAAIFYSKLFEKDPSLQPLFKGDMKEQGKKLMMMLSMAVNSLTNMQSLVPVLENLGKRHLAYGVSDEMYDTVGTALIETLETGLGESFTEDIKSSWVAVYTQIASIMKNAA from the coding sequence ATGGAAAATAAAATAATTCAAAATGTACAGAATTCCTTTCAAAGCGTACTCCCGATTTCAGCGCAAGCAGCAGCGATTTTTTATTCGAAACTATTTGAGAAAGATCCCTCCCTCCAACCACTGTTTAAAGGAGACATGAAGGAACAAGGTAAGAAATTAATGATGATGTTATCGATGGCCGTCAATAGCCTGACCAACATGCAATCCTTAGTTCCGGTTTTAGAGAATTTAGGCAAGAGACATCTAGCATATGGAGTTTCGGATGAAATGTACGACACCGTAGGGACAGCATTAATTGAAACGCTGGAAACCGGACTGGGAGAATCGTTTACAGAAGACATTAAAAGCTCATGGGTAGCAGTATATACACAGATTGCGTCCATAATGAAAAACGCGGCTTAG